From Chryseobacterium shandongense, the proteins below share one genomic window:
- a CDS encoding 2-oxoglutarate dehydrogenase E1 component, which translates to MDRFSFLNAAHSQLIEDLYQQYLKYPDSLEPSWKAFFQGFDFALENYGDDDHIQYLQAPAASAPVVQQATQAASSGEVPEHIKKEFKVVNLIEAYRTRGHLFTKTNPVRERRHYTPTLDIENFGLDKSDLNTKFNCAVETGMKGPATLQELITHLENIYCDSIGVEYMHINNVEEKDFIKKWIQVNENHPSLSANEKTEILLKLNQAVAFENYLHTKFVGQKRFSLEGGETLIPALDQLISRSSQLGVDEVVLGMAHRGRLNVLTNIFGKSYKQIFSEFEGKEFEEDVFSGDVKYHLGSSKKIKTASGEEVSINLTPNPSHLETVAALVEGICRAKVDDKYKGDYSKILPIVIHGDGAIAGQGIAYEVAQMMTLEGYKTGGTVHIVVNNQVSFTTNYMDARSSTYCTDIAKVTESPVMHVNADDAEAVVHAIHFAADFRAKFGKDVYIDLLGYRKYGHNEGDEPRFTQPNLYKLISKHPNPREIYKDKLLKDSITSNDVIAKMETEFKALLDKDFDASKEIEKNIMDVFMADDWTKYPIAKRGAVQQPVDTKYNLEKLKELAIKMSTLPADKKFINKITRLFENRIKAIEADSLDWALGEWLAYATLLVEGHNVRISGEDVERGTFSHRHAVVKTEDTEEEYIPLRHVSESRFDVYNSHLSEYGVLGFDYGYAMASPNTLTIWEAQFGDFVNGAQIIVDQYLAAAEEKWKIQDGLVMLLPHGSEGQGAEHSSARLERFLTLCANENMVVANITSPANYFHLLRRQLKWSFRKPLIVMSPKSLLRHPKVVSPLEDFANGSFQPILDDPSADPKKVEKVVLCSGKLYFELLAKKEELNAENIALVRFEQLYPLQNDAIEAIFEKYSNRKEIVWAQEEPENMGAWSFILRNFRETGIQVVAPVPSGAPAPGSHKMFEKNQNAVINRVFDRNDAPVKRPVTA; encoded by the coding sequence ATGGACAGATTTTCATTCCTAAACGCAGCTCATTCTCAATTAATTGAGGATTTATACCAACAGTATTTAAAATATCCCGATTCTTTAGAACCATCATGGAAGGCCTTTTTTCAGGGTTTCGATTTTGCTTTGGAGAATTATGGAGATGATGATCATATTCAATACCTACAGGCTCCGGCTGCTTCTGCTCCGGTAGTACAGCAGGCTACACAAGCTGCATCAAGTGGTGAAGTTCCTGAACACATTAAAAAAGAATTCAAGGTAGTAAACCTTATCGAAGCGTACAGAACGAGAGGACATCTGTTTACGAAGACAAACCCTGTAAGAGAAAGAAGACACTACACCCCGACTTTAGATATTGAAAATTTCGGTCTGGATAAGTCAGATTTAAATACAAAATTCAACTGTGCGGTGGAAACTGGGATGAAAGGTCCTGCTACTTTACAGGAGCTTATCACACACCTGGAAAACATCTACTGTGATTCTATCGGTGTAGAATATATGCACATTAACAACGTTGAGGAAAAAGATTTCATCAAAAAATGGATTCAGGTTAACGAAAACCACCCAAGCCTTTCAGCGAATGAAAAAACTGAAATTTTATTAAAATTAAATCAGGCTGTTGCATTTGAAAATTATCTTCATACAAAATTTGTTGGACAAAAAAGATTCTCTCTTGAAGGTGGTGAAACATTAATTCCGGCATTGGATCAGTTGATTTCAAGATCTTCACAGCTGGGCGTAGATGAGGTAGTTTTAGGAATGGCGCACAGAGGAAGACTAAATGTTCTTACTAATATCTTTGGAAAATCTTACAAACAGATTTTTTCAGAATTTGAAGGAAAAGAATTTGAGGAAGATGTTTTCTCCGGAGATGTGAAATACCATTTAGGTTCGTCTAAAAAAATAAAAACAGCTTCAGGAGAAGAAGTATCTATCAACCTTACCCCGAACCCATCTCACCTTGAAACGGTTGCGGCTCTTGTAGAAGGGATCTGCCGTGCAAAGGTAGATGATAAGTACAAAGGAGATTATTCTAAAATTTTACCGATCGTAATCCACGGAGATGGTGCCATTGCAGGGCAGGGTATTGCTTACGAAGTTGCTCAGATGATGACTCTTGAAGGCTACAAGACTGGTGGTACGGTTCATATCGTTGTCAACAACCAGGTTTCGTTTACAACGAATTATATGGATGCAAGATCATCAACATACTGTACAGACATTGCAAAAGTAACAGAATCTCCGGTGATGCACGTTAATGCAGATGATGCGGAAGCAGTTGTTCACGCGATTCATTTTGCTGCTGACTTCAGAGCGAAATTCGGTAAAGATGTGTACATCGATTTGTTAGGATACAGAAAATACGGTCACAACGAAGGAGATGAGCCAAGATTTACGCAGCCGAACCTTTACAAACTTATTTCAAAACATCCGAATCCAAGAGAAATCTATAAAGATAAATTGTTGAAAGACAGCATTACGTCAAATGATGTGATCGCTAAAATGGAAACAGAGTTTAAAGCGCTTTTAGATAAAGATTTTGACGCATCCAAAGAAATTGAGAAAAACATCATGGATGTGTTTATGGCAGATGACTGGACAAAATACCCGATCGCTAAAAGAGGGGCGGTTCAGCAGCCTGTTGATACGAAATACAACCTTGAGAAGCTGAAAGAACTTGCCATTAAAATGTCTACACTTCCTGCCGATAAAAAGTTCATCAATAAAATAACAAGGCTTTTTGAAAACAGGATTAAAGCGATCGAAGCCGATTCTTTAGACTGGGCTCTTGGAGAATGGCTGGCTTATGCAACACTTTTGGTTGAAGGCCACAATGTAAGAATTTCCGGAGAAGATGTAGAAAGAGGAACCTTCTCACACAGACATGCTGTAGTGAAAACTGAAGATACGGAAGAAGAATATATCCCTTTGAGACACGTTTCAGAAAGCAGATTTGATGTTTATAATTCTCACCTTTCAGAATACGGGGTTTTAGGTTTCGACTACGGTTATGCCATGGCTTCTCCTAATACATTAACGATCTGGGAAGCGCAGTTCGGGGATTTCGTAAACGGAGCACAGATTATTGTAGATCAGTATTTGGCAGCGGCAGAAGAAAAATGGAAAATTCAGGACGGTTTGGTGATGTTGTTGCCACACGGTTCGGAAGGGCAGGGTGCAGAACACTCCTCCGCAAGACTGGAAAGATTCCTTACTTTATGTGCTAATGAAAATATGGTGGTTGCCAATATCACTTCTCCTGCAAACTATTTCCACTTGTTGAGAAGACAGTTGAAATGGTCATTCAGAAAGCCATTAATCGTAATGAGCCCGAAGTCATTGTTAAGACATCCGAAAGTAGTTTCACCTTTAGAAGATTTCGCAAACGGAAGCTTCCAGCCGATCTTGGACGATCCTTCTGCAGATCCTAAAAAAGTTGAAAAAGTAGTACTTTGCTCAGGAAAATTATATTTTGAATTATTAGCCAAAAAAGAAGAGTTAAATGCTGAGAATATTGCATTGGTAAGATTCGAGCAGTTGTATCCTTTACAGAATGATGCTATTGAAGCGATCTTCGAAAAATATTCAAATAGAAAAGAAATTGTTTGGGCCCAGGAAGAACCTGAAAATATGGGAGCATGGTCTTTTATTTTAAGAAATTTCAGAGAAACGGGAATCCAGGTGGTAGCTCCGGTTCCAAGCGGTGCTCCGGCTCCGGGAAGCCACAAAATGTTTGAGAAAAACCAGAATGCAGTAATTAACAGAGTATTTGACAGAAACGACGCTCCGGTAAAAAGACCTGTAACAGCTTAA
- the rplI gene encoding 50S ribosomal protein L9 produces the protein MDIILKKDVENLGLEFDTVSVKPGYARNFLIPQGYALLATPKNKAALEATLEARKEEEAKLIAAANAVVEQLKKTSITIPAKVGSGDKLFGSINNADLSAALQKAGVSVEKKYIKIPGNTIKRTGKVTANIRLHRNVEYNFEFDIVSDAPVEAAPAKKEEAKSEEA, from the coding sequence ATGGACATTATCTTAAAAAAAGACGTAGAAAACTTAGGTCTTGAATTCGACACAGTAAGCGTAAAGCCTGGTTATGCAAGAAACTTCTTAATTCCTCAAGGATATGCATTATTAGCTACTCCTAAAAACAAGGCAGCTCTTGAAGCTACTTTGGAGGCTAGAAAAGAAGAAGAAGCTAAATTAATCGCTGCTGCAAACGCTGTAGTTGAACAATTGAAGAAAACTTCTATTACGATTCCTGCAAAAGTAGGTTCTGGTGATAAACTATTTGGTTCTATCAACAATGCAGATTTATCTGCTGCTTTACAAAAAGCGGGAGTATCTGTTGAGAAGAAGTATATCAAAATCCCAGGAAATACTATTAAAAGAACTGGTAAAGTAACTGCTAACATCAGACTTCACAGAAATGTAGAATACAATTTTGAATTCGATATCGTTTCTGACGCACCGGTTGAAGCTGCTCCTGCTAAAAAGGAAGAAGCTAAATCTGAAGAAGCTTAA
- a CDS encoding glycosyltransferase family 2 protein: MQKKLAVVILNWNGKSWLEKFLPGVVRFSPQSDIYVIDNLSTDNSIDFLMNHFPEVKIIKNDKNYGFAGGYNEGLKHIDNEIYCLLNSDVEVTENWTEPILELLEKDPEIAAVQPKILSYERRNYFEFAGAAGGLIDNLGYPYCRGRVFDDIEEDHGQYNDETEIFWASGCSMFIRSKDFWEQNGFDERFFAHQEEIDLCWRLINSGKKIFYTGKSKVFHVGGGTLNKQSAKKTFLNMRNNLLMLLKNLPFPQLIAVIFSRLCLDGFAALYFGYKYGISHFWAVGRAHCAFYIYFPGTWKRRQEHQKHQFYQSKWLIFKHFLK, translated from the coding sequence ATGCAGAAAAAATTAGCAGTTGTTATATTAAACTGGAATGGAAAATCATGGCTAGAAAAATTTCTTCCTGGCGTAGTGCGTTTCTCTCCTCAATCTGATATTTATGTGATCGACAATCTTTCAACAGATAATTCTATTGATTTTTTGATGAATCATTTCCCGGAGGTAAAGATTATTAAAAACGATAAAAATTACGGCTTTGCGGGCGGATACAATGAAGGATTAAAGCATATTGACAATGAGATATACTGTCTTCTTAATTCTGATGTTGAAGTGACTGAAAACTGGACAGAACCTATACTGGAGCTGCTGGAAAAAGATCCAGAAATAGCAGCAGTACAGCCCAAAATATTATCCTACGAAAGAAGGAACTATTTTGAATTTGCTGGTGCTGCAGGTGGTTTGATTGATAATTTAGGATATCCTTACTGCAGGGGACGAGTTTTCGACGATATTGAGGAGGATCATGGGCAATACAACGATGAAACGGAGATTTTCTGGGCCTCCGGATGCAGTATGTTTATACGCTCAAAAGATTTTTGGGAACAGAATGGTTTTGATGAACGTTTCTTCGCGCATCAGGAAGAAATCGATCTCTGCTGGAGGCTGATCAATTCGGGGAAAAAGATCTTTTATACAGGAAAATCTAAAGTTTTTCACGTTGGTGGTGGTACATTGAATAAGCAAAGTGCAAAAAAGACGTTTCTTAATATGAGGAATAACCTTTTGATGCTGCTTAAAAATTTACCGTTTCCACAATTAATTGCCGTGATATTTTCAAGACTTTGTCTGGATGGATTTGCTGCATTATATTTTGGCTACAAATACGGAATATCCCATTTCTGGGCGGTAGGAAGAGCTCATTGTGCTTTTTATATATATTTTCCGGGAACATGGAAAAGACGGCAGGAGCATCAGAAACATCAATTTTATCAATCTAAATGGTTGATTTTTAAACATTTTTTAAAATGA
- a CDS encoding 3'-5' exonuclease, whose amino-acid sequence MDFCAIDFETATHERNSACELGVCIVQDSKIVETKTWLIKPPSFPYFNPFNVDVHGILPDHVKDAPTFDEIWYEVEEMMYGTLMIAHNAGFDAGVLRGCLNHYGMFTPKLSYLCSIQLAKKSWNYLPRYGLKHLAEYHQLSFNHHRAGDDAEVCAKISLLAFEKLFLSSNEEIADYLKLKIKKL is encoded by the coding sequence ATGGATTTTTGTGCAATAGATTTCGAAACCGCTACACATGAGAGAAATTCTGCGTGTGAGCTGGGAGTATGTATTGTGCAGGATTCAAAAATCGTAGAAACAAAAACGTGGCTTATCAAACCGCCGAGTTTTCCATATTTTAATCCCTTTAATGTTGATGTTCACGGAATTTTACCTGATCATGTAAAAGATGCGCCTACTTTTGATGAAATCTGGTACGAGGTGGAAGAAATGATGTATGGCACGCTAATGATTGCCCATAATGCAGGATTCGACGCCGGTGTTTTGCGCGGATGCTTAAATCATTACGGAATGTTTACTCCAAAATTGAGCTATTTGTGTAGTATTCAGCTGGCAAAAAAATCGTGGAATTATTTACCGAGATACGGACTGAAACATTTGGCGGAATATCATCAGCTAAGCTTTAACCATCACAGAGCCGGTGATGATGCAGAAGTATGCGCAAAGATATCGTTATTAGCTTTTGAAAAGCTGTTTCTCAGCAGTAATGAAGAAATTGCAGATTATTTGAAACTAAAGATTAAAAAACTTTAA
- a CDS encoding thioredoxin family protein gives MKKLSLIGFFGISFFAFSQNVKPAEERKNDEKALLVKTDHSELDAKKKAAEEKAKLPKPYDPKADAEKDIQNLIARAKKEKKNIMIQAGGNWCIWCLRFNQFVQTTPELKAIVDKNYEYYHLNYSPDNKNEKVFAAYGNPGEKFGYPVFIILDKNGKMIHVQQSDVLEEDKGYSLEKVKEFFNRWTPENS, from the coding sequence ATGAAAAAATTATCATTGATAGGATTTTTTGGGATAAGTTTTTTTGCTTTTTCCCAGAATGTAAAGCCGGCAGAAGAAAGAAAAAATGATGAAAAGGCACTATTGGTAAAGACTGATCATTCTGAGCTTGATGCTAAAAAGAAAGCTGCGGAAGAGAAGGCCAAATTACCAAAGCCTTATGATCCGAAAGCTGATGCAGAAAAAGATATTCAAAATCTTATTGCTAGAGCTAAAAAAGAGAAAAAGAATATCATGATTCAGGCAGGAGGTAACTGGTGCATCTGGTGTCTGAGGTTCAATCAGTTTGTTCAGACAACTCCTGAGCTGAAGGCAATTGTTGACAAAAACTATGAATATTATCACCTTAATTATTCCCCTGATAACAAAAATGAAAAAGTTTTTGCGGCCTACGGAAATCCTGGTGAAAAATTCGGTTATCCAGTGTTCATTATTCTTGATAAAAACGGAAAAATGATCCATGTTCAGCAAAGTGATGTGCTTGAAGAGGACAAAGGGTACAGCCTTGAGAAAGTTAAAGAATTTTTTAATCGATGGACTCCTGAAAACTCTTAA
- the rpsR gene encoding 30S ribosomal protein S18, which yields MAIDEMAKQASAGGESEVKFLTPLDINTKSEKKYCRFKKYGIKHVDYKDADFLLQFVNEQGKILPRRYTGTSLKYQRKVSAAIKRARHLALLPYVADLLK from the coding sequence ATGGCAATAGACGAAATGGCTAAACAAGCCTCAGCTGGAGGAGAATCTGAAGTAAAATTCCTTACTCCGCTTGACATCAATACAAAATCTGAAAAGAAATATTGTAGATTCAAAAAATACGGAATTAAGCACGTTGATTACAAAGATGCTGATTTCTTATTACAGTTCGTAAACGAGCAAGGTAAAATCTTACCAAGAAGATACACCGGAACTTCTTTAAAATACCAAAGAAAAGTTTCTGCTGCAATCAAAAGAGCAAGACACCTGGCGTTACTACCATACGTAGCTGACTTATTGAAATAA
- a CDS encoding glucose-1-phosphate adenylyltransferase yields the protein MNRNVISIVLGGGRGTRLFPLTYTRSKPAVPIAGKYRLVDIPISNCLNSGMNKILVLTQFNSASLNSHIKNSYHFDIFSKGFVDILAAEQNVENENWYQGTADAVRQSMKHLEKYDYDYILILSGDQLYQMDFKEMLDFHIEKGGDVTIATIPVNAKDATGFGILSSDDEGNITSFVEKPGYDILDGLKSEVSEENKHAGKEYLASMGIYIFTKSILKKMFEEGAGDDFGKDIIPNSIGKYTTLSYQYEGYWTDIGTIESFYEANLDLCQDFPQFNLFSSSPIYTRARMLPPSKINGSYVSKAVFGDGCIIMADKIENSVIGNRTRIDKGSTIVNSYVMGADFYQDPMEIINNDRNGQPNMGIGKYCYIEKAILDKNCHIGDNVRIIGGKHLSDGDYGTYSVQDGIIVVKKGAVLTPGTHIG from the coding sequence ATGAATCGCAATGTAATTTCCATTGTTTTAGGAGGAGGTAGAGGAACAAGGCTGTTCCCGCTTACGTATACGAGATCTAAACCGGCTGTTCCCATCGCCGGAAAATACAGATTGGTAGATATTCCTATTTCAAACTGTTTAAATTCAGGAATGAATAAAATTCTGGTTTTAACACAGTTTAATTCAGCTTCTTTAAATTCACACATTAAAAATTCTTATCATTTCGATATCTTCAGTAAAGGTTTTGTAGACATTCTTGCTGCAGAACAGAACGTTGAAAATGAAAACTGGTACCAGGGAACGGCTGACGCGGTACGCCAGTCGATGAAGCATTTAGAAAAATATGATTATGATTATATATTAATTCTTTCGGGAGATCAGCTTTACCAGATGGATTTCAAGGAAATGCTGGATTTCCATATTGAAAAAGGAGGCGATGTTACCATTGCCACAATTCCTGTTAATGCCAAAGATGCAACAGGTTTTGGAATTTTAAGCTCAGATGATGAAGGAAATATAACTTCTTTTGTGGAAAAGCCCGGTTATGATATTTTGGATGGACTTAAATCCGAGGTTTCCGAAGAAAACAAACATGCCGGTAAAGAATATCTGGCTTCTATGGGGATCTATATCTTTACTAAAAGTATCCTTAAAAAAATGTTTGAAGAAGGAGCTGGAGATGATTTCGGAAAAGATATTATTCCTAATTCCATCGGAAAATATACAACACTAAGCTATCAGTACGAAGGATACTGGACAGACATCGGTACCATAGAATCTTTTTATGAAGCGAACTTAGACCTTTGTCAGGATTTTCCTCAATTTAATCTCTTCTCCTCATCGCCCATATACACAAGGGCAAGAATGCTTCCGCCGTCCAAAATTAACGGTTCTTATGTAAGCAAGGCGGTTTTCGGTGACGGGTGCATCATCATGGCAGATAAGATTGAAAATTCTGTCATAGGAAACAGAACAAGAATTGATAAAGGAAGTACCATTGTAAACTCGTACGTTATGGGAGCCGATTTTTATCAGGATCCTATGGAAATTATCAACAATGACAGAAATGGGCAGCCTAATATGGGAATTGGAAAATATTGCTACATTGAAAAAGCAATTTTAGATAAAAACTGCCACATTGGCGACAACGTACGGATCATAGGAGGAAAACACCTTAGTGATGGCGATTACGGTACTTATTCTGTTCAGGACGGTATTATCGTGGTTAAAAAAGGCGCGGTTCTTACACCTGGAACTCACATAGGATAA
- a CDS encoding lysophospholipid acyltransferase family protein, translating to MNFLINILNLISKLPLKILYIFSDIIFFLNYYFVGYRKNVITKNLKNSFPEKSEEEIKEIRKKFYRNFSDYLVETIKSFGISETESRVRMQHINQEVFHEAKEEGKNIILLAGHVFNWEWINALAKVIPQDHCHPVYRKVNSDFWENQMKSVRNKFGNEALEAKEVILNIVRSKNDGSSAYMFVADQTPHFAHITYGLEFLNQRTPVFTGYDRLATKMDLAFIYCEMKKVKRGFYQVNYHRIYPDGEKFVEHEVVKKFHKLLENTINKRPDNYLWSHRKWKYQDSIKNFDSDKKQD from the coding sequence ATGAATTTTCTGATCAATATATTAAACCTGATTTCTAAGCTTCCCCTGAAAATATTATATATTTTTTCAGATATTATATTCTTTCTGAATTACTATTTTGTAGGATACAGAAAAAATGTCATAACTAAAAATCTTAAAAATTCCTTTCCTGAAAAATCAGAAGAAGAAATAAAAGAAATAAGAAAAAAATTCTACCGAAATTTTTCCGATTATCTGGTGGAAACTATCAAATCCTTCGGTATTTCAGAAACGGAGTCCAGAGTAAGGATGCAGCATATCAACCAGGAAGTTTTTCATGAAGCAAAAGAAGAAGGTAAAAACATCATCCTACTTGCAGGACATGTCTTCAACTGGGAATGGATAAATGCTTTGGCGAAAGTAATTCCACAGGATCATTGCCATCCGGTATACCGGAAAGTAAACAGTGATTTCTGGGAAAACCAGATGAAAAGCGTCCGCAATAAATTCGGAAATGAAGCACTTGAAGCCAAAGAAGTAATTCTTAATATTGTTCGGTCTAAAAATGACGGAAGCTCAGCATATATGTTTGTAGCCGACCAGACTCCTCATTTTGCACACATCACATACGGACTTGAATTTCTTAACCAGAGAACCCCTGTTTTTACGGGCTACGACAGACTTGCCACGAAGATGGATCTAGCATTCATCTATTGTGAGATGAAAAAGGTGAAACGCGGGTTCTATCAGGTCAACTACCACAGAATATACCCTGATGGAGAAAAATTTGTGGAACATGAAGTGGTGAAAAAATTCCATAAATTATTAGAGAATACCATAAATAAACGTCCTGATAATTATCTTTGGTCACACAGAAAATGGAAATACCAGGATTCTATCAAAAATTTTGATTCAGATAAAAAACAAGATTGA
- the apaG gene encoding Co2+/Mg2+ efflux protein ApaG, producing MMFSKMTSNIKVSVIPEYDSKNSYPSENRYVFKYNITIENDGSFPIKILKRKWLIFDVGFGYTEIIGDGVIGLTPEIPVNENFAYFSNVMLRSGVGNMSGKYLVRNMDTQENFEIDIPKFNLLSEVLSN from the coding sequence ATGATGTTCTCAAAAATGACCTCTAATATCAAAGTTTCAGTAATACCTGAATATGATAGCAAAAACAGTTATCCGTCCGAAAACAGATATGTTTTCAAGTACAACATCACCATCGAAAATGATGGAAGCTTTCCCATAAAGATTTTAAAGCGAAAATGGCTGATTTTTGATGTGGGATTCGGCTATACGGAAATCATCGGAGACGGTGTGATTGGCCTTACGCCAGAGATTCCTGTTAACGAAAATTTTGCCTATTTTTCTAATGTTATGCTTCGTTCAGGAGTTGGGAATATGAGTGGAAAATATCTTGTAAGAAACATGGATACTCAGGAAAATTTTGAAATTGATATTCCGAAATTTAATCTTTTGTCAGAAGTTTTAAGTAATTAG
- the odhB gene encoding 2-oxoglutarate dehydrogenase complex dihydrolipoyllysine-residue succinyltransferase has product MSVLEMKVPSPGESITEVEIATWLVKDGDYVEKDQPIAEVDSDKATLELPAEESGVITLKAEEGDVVQVGQVVCLIDRDAAKPSGSAAPAAEAPKQEEAPKAAEPAKQEAPAPQSVAQPAAAATQTYATGAPSPAAKKILDEKGMDAAQVSGSGRDGRITKSDAELAAVPALGGNPVTATGSRSTTTTKLSVLRRKIAQRLVSVKNETAMLTTFNEVDMSEIFRLRKLYKEEFAQRHGVGLGFMSFFTKAVTRALQMYPDVNASIDGDFKVNYDFCDISIAVSGPKGLMVPVLRNAENMSFANVEANIKDLATKVRDGKITVDEMTGGTFTITNGGTFGSMMSTPIINPPQSAILGMHNIIQRPVAVDGQVVIRPMMYVAMSYDHRIIDGKESVGFLVAVKEAIDNPVGVLMNGDERKGLGL; this is encoded by the coding sequence ATGTCAGTTTTAGAAATGAAAGTTCCTTCACCGGGCGAATCAATTACAGAAGTTGAAATTGCAACCTGGCTTGTTAAAGATGGTGATTATGTAGAAAAAGATCAACCCATCGCAGAGGTAGATTCAGACAAAGCAACACTGGAATTGCCTGCAGAAGAAAGCGGTGTAATTACTTTAAAAGCTGAGGAAGGTGATGTGGTGCAGGTAGGACAAGTGGTTTGCTTAATCGATAGGGATGCTGCAAAACCATCTGGAAGTGCTGCTCCTGCTGCTGAAGCTCCAAAACAGGAAGAAGCTCCGAAAGCAGCTGAACCTGCTAAACAAGAAGCTCCGGCTCCGCAGTCTGTAGCTCAACCGGCTGCCGCTGCAACACAAACTTACGCAACGGGTGCTCCATCTCCTGCAGCTAAAAAAATTCTTGATGAAAAAGGAATGGATGCTGCTCAGGTTTCAGGAAGCGGAAGAGACGGAAGAATCACAAAATCAGATGCTGAACTGGCTGCTGTTCCTGCATTGGGAGGAAACCCGGTTACCGCTACCGGATCAAGATCTACCACTACTACAAAACTTTCAGTTCTTAGGAGAAAAATTGCGCAGAGATTAGTTTCTGTTAAAAACGAAACAGCAATGCTAACAACTTTCAACGAAGTTGACATGTCTGAAATCTTTAGACTGAGAAAACTATATAAAGAAGAATTTGCACAAAGACACGGTGTAGGGCTTGGTTTCATGTCGTTCTTTACCAAAGCGGTTACTAGAGCATTGCAGATGTATCCGGATGTAAATGCCTCTATTGACGGAGATTTCAAAGTAAATTATGATTTCTGCGATATTTCAATTGCAGTTTCAGGTCCGAAAGGATTAATGGTTCCGGTATTGAGAAATGCCGAAAATATGTCTTTTGCAAACGTTGAAGCCAACATTAAGGATCTTGCTACCAAAGTAAGAGACGGGAAAATTACAGTAGACGAAATGACGGGAGGTACATTTACCATTACCAACGGTGGTACTTTCGGTTCCATGATGTCGACTCCGATTATTAACCCGCCGCAATCTGCAATTCTTGGAATGCACAATATCATTCAAAGACCGGTAGCGGTTGACGGGCAGGTGGTAATTCGTCCGATGATGTATGTTGCAATGTCTTACGACCACAGAATTATCGACGGAAAAGAGTCTGTTGGATTCCTGGTTGCTGTAAAAGAAGCCATTGATAATCCGGTAGGAGTTTTAATGAACGGTGACGAAAGAAAAGGCCTTGGCTTGTAG
- a CDS encoding SRPBCC domain-containing protein yields MRFFKIIAVIVILLIGAYAASMYFFVDESKDFKIEKEVNYPVEKVFNQFNNLQNFTRWNNFFTSSNSIDIDYYTPYEGQGSAISYTDPKNDTNGEMFLRYENPNRTLRYQLFEDRNESPTVVDVKFKSVAPEKTKITWIVHTPKLSVLKRVENFWTEDRFAENIDKSMANLNNVLGNKVEKDNQMAAIKYDSLMVENEEEKLLLGINVSTSNKKDALYKNIVMNYNKIYNYTTMDLGKKEDEFGFPVLITDADNYKDKEVSYFLGIPLSKKFGLTDNNFSFRTQAPTQNYIMYYKGTYTGRVKAIQQLIQKAKKDEIRFGDIRQTFLERPVEDGDVNMKLSLSVFK; encoded by the coding sequence ATGCGTTTTTTTAAAATCATAGCAGTTATTGTTATCTTACTGATTGGGGCTTATGCAGCTTCCATGTATTTTTTTGTCGATGAAAGCAAGGATTTTAAAATTGAAAAAGAGGTCAATTATCCTGTAGAAAAAGTGTTTAATCAGTTTAATAATCTGCAGAACTTTACGCGTTGGAATAACTTCTTTACCAGCTCCAATTCTATTGATATTGATTACTACACGCCTTACGAAGGACAGGGAAGTGCCATAAGCTATACAGATCCAAAAAATGACACAAATGGCGAAATGTTCCTCCGTTACGAAAATCCGAACAGAACGTTGCGGTATCAGCTCTTTGAAGATAGAAATGAAAGCCCAACCGTTGTTGATGTTAAATTTAAGTCCGTAGCTCCGGAAAAAACAAAAATCACCTGGATTGTACATACTCCAAAGTTATCTGTTTTAAAGCGTGTAGAAAACTTCTGGACGGAAGACAGATTTGCCGAGAATATTGACAAAAGCATGGCCAATCTCAACAATGTTTTAGGCAATAAAGTAGAAAAAGATAACCAGATGGCGGCGATAAAATATGACAGCCTTATGGTTGAAAATGAGGAAGAAAAACTCCTGCTGGGAATCAACGTGAGTACTTCCAACAAAAAAGACGCGCTCTACAAAAATATTGTGATGAATTATAATAAAATTTATAATTATACCACAATGGATCTGGGTAAAAAAGAGGATGAATTCGGTTTTCCCGTTTTGATAACAGATGCAGATAATTATAAAGATAAAGAAGTTTCTTATTTTCTAGGAATTCCTTTGTCTAAAAAATTCGGGCTTACGGATAACAATTTCAGTTTCAGGACACAGGCTCCTACACAAAACTATATCATGTACTACAAGGGTACTTACACAGGAAGAGTAAAAGCAATCCAGCAGTTGATTCAAAAAGCCAAAAAAGATGAGATTCGATTTGGAGACATCCGGCAGACGTTTTTGGAACGCCCGGTGGAGGATGGAGACGTGAATATGAAACTCTCATTATCAGTATTTAAGTAA